In Chthonomonadales bacterium, one DNA window encodes the following:
- a CDS encoding dihydrodipicolinate synthase family protein: MGALRGVLTAMVTPFDEAGELTFDALPPFLEFQRRHGIDGVVVAGTNGEGVSLAANERMRLLEAVMAQRGSMSVIAGTGACAVTDAVALTRHACACGADAVLVLPPFFVRAPTAEGLAAYFGAVLDAARVPVLLYHIPQFTAVEITPALVELLAGHPRLAGIKDSEGDWETTQAWIARDGFVTFAGSDPLLSRALAAGAVGGISGTANAFPELVSAVYRAHSDGQDTAPSQRRLDAAIELLAGFPPFAVNKSVLALRRLPHMCVRPPLVPLTTDQEQQLAAALRRADLLPDDAG, translated from the coding sequence ATGGGGGCACTTCGGGGCGTTCTGACCGCGATGGTGACGCCGTTCGACGAGGCCGGCGAGCTAACGTTCGACGCGTTGCCGCCGTTCCTGGAGTTCCAGCGCCGGCACGGCATCGACGGGGTCGTGGTGGCCGGCACCAACGGCGAAGGTGTCTCGCTCGCCGCCAACGAGCGCATGCGGCTGCTTGAGGCCGTGATGGCTCAGCGCGGGAGCATGTCGGTCATCGCCGGCACGGGAGCCTGCGCCGTCACCGACGCGGTCGCCCTCACGCGCCACGCGTGCGCGTGCGGAGCCGACGCCGTGCTGGTGCTACCCCCCTTCTTCGTCCGCGCGCCGACGGCCGAGGGGCTGGCGGCCTACTTCGGCGCCGTGTTGGACGCGGCCCGCGTGCCGGTGCTCCTCTACCACATCCCGCAGTTCACGGCCGTCGAGATCACGCCCGCCCTGGTCGAGTTGCTGGCGGGCCATCCGCGCCTGGCAGGCATCAAGGACAGCGAGGGCGACTGGGAGACGACGCAGGCGTGGATCGCGCGCGACGGGTTCGTCACCTTCGCCGGCAGCGACCCTCTGCTGAGCCGCGCGCTGGCCGCCGGCGCCGTCGGCGGCATCTCGGGCACCGCCAACGCGTTCCCAGAGCTCGTCTCGGCCGTCTACAGAGCGCACTCGGACGGGCAGGACACCGCCCCATCGCAGCGGCGACTGGACGCGGCGATCGAGTTGCTCGCCGGCTTCCCGCCGTTCGCCGTGAACAAGTCGGTGCTGGCCCTGCGCCGGCTACCGCACATGTGCGTGAGGCCCCCGCTCGTGCCCCTCACCACGGATCAGGAGCAGCAGCTCGCGGCGGCCTTACGCCGAGCGGACCTGCTGCCGGACGACGCCGGCTAG